The genomic stretch TATAGTGGGCCATGTTATGAACCTTGAAGAGGTTTATCTATTGTTGCTATGAGGTTTGTAAATAAATGAGTGTGTATATTATCTTATGTAGCATGAGAACAAGCCTATTGAAGGTtcatctattgctaatgcccttagATTTAATTTATGATGTAGAATGGCATTTGCATTGATGTTGAATGAAGTAAATTAGTCTAATGACATACAGTGTGGTGACTGGTGATAGGAAGATGGTCCTTAGCTCCTTGTGATATTGTAATTATTAGATACCTGAACGTGCCTCCATAATATGTTCTTCTGCTAAACAAATTGGCTGAGATGATATAGTGATACTGAATTTGCTGATGCTTAAGATGGCCACTGGCATATGTTTGATATGATTGTTCTCACACTAACTAGTTCATGATGATTCTTATAGAGGCTCATTGCTGAGGTAACTGGTCACAAAGCGCATGGTGCGGTCCCTGAACCTGACTGTATAGTCCTTTGTCGTGTAAGTTTCTATATAAAAGCTGTCTGCTGCTGAGTTTCTTGAATGATAAGGTTGTTTTCAACGAGTTTTGATACAGAACAAATCTTCTTTTAGTTTCGTTGATGCTTTGTATGTTTGAAATTCCGTTTTGTTTTTCCGCTTAGGGGAGAATTATGTTTTACCTAATTTGATGGATTCATAGTTAGTTTTGCTTGCTTTGTATTCCATGGTAAGATTGAATTGGAACTAGGTATGGCATTTTTGGCAGGTTAAAAAGGTGACACCTAAGATGGCTTCAGCTGATATTTTGTGTGTTGGTGAAAAAGCTATTAAAGAGAAATTTACAGGCATCATAAGGTACCGAAAATGCGTGAAGCTACTTTCTTACAGCATCTGCATTTACTAGGTGTTAATATTCTCCCCACTTCCATGCTTGGTTTATGATTTAAATTTGGAAACTACATTCTTTGCTCACCAGAATGGTTTAAGACATTGAGTGTTGAATTTGGCCAAGTTTAGATAAATTAACGGAAAACTATACACGACTGATCTGCACTCTCTGCCTCTTCACCTGGATATAGTTCTCTCCTCGCAAGAGACATCCTAATTTTACTCAATCGGAGTGCTACAATCTGTATTCTGTGGTTTGCTACCCAATAACTAGGTGGAAGATGATTtttcacatttaacaaattgtcaGCTAACTCTATTGATGTCCGGTTCTGTAACTTCCCTTCTTTCTTCGAATTGTTAGATATCATCTATAAAGACCTCGGGATTTGACTTTTCTTCATGAGGTTATTAGTTTATTATCTTACTCTCTTTTGAAGAAAGGGTAGATGGCCGGTTGTGTAACTTCACTTCTTTCTTCGAATTGTTAGTATCAACTATAAAGACCTCAGGATTTGACTTTTGTCTTTCATGAGGTTATTAGGTTATTATTTTACTCTCTTTCGAAGAATGGGGTTATGGTATTTAACATTAGTATATGCTAAGATCCTCTTAAAAGACCAATAATGTATTTATAACCAATGGAGCAGTTTCTAAAAATCACTAGCGCTTGAATACTTGGATTTGATAAGGAAATTACAAGCTCTGTGTAGTATTTATGATTCTTAAAAGGATACTTACACCTGTtaacttttttccttttttcgcTTCAAACACACTGGTGGCGAATGACGCAATCATGTTGTTTTTTTCCTCTCTCATCTCTTTCTGTGggtgggtgggggggggggggggtgggtgtGTTCAATGCCTTAGGtgtaatagttttagattttatGGTTTGTATATGCTATATGTACTTGGTGCAACAACTGAGTACTTGACTATGGGGAGTTACAAACTTACAATGACCCTTGTACCCTGGCAGGCAGCAGAATGTAAGAGAAACCGAGATTGATAAAGTTGATATGTACGCTTCATTCCGAGCGGGTGATATTGTCAAAGCAATGGTTGTATCCTTTCTGTTTTGCTTGTTATTTGTTTCTACTTATAGCAAGATTTTTTTGATTTCTCTTTTAGCTTGGATATCGTATTAACACTGATAACGACAAGAACTTATCCCTTAAAGTATGTTAACTTAAAGTTCAAACATTAACCTCCTAGCCTGCGCGGTACAGTGTAGTCGTTTCTGGTAGATTCCCTTGAGCAAGCCTGAAATTGATGGGCGAATGACTTTGTTGTACCTTGCGGATATTAGTGGTGAATTATTTTTGATAATAGGCGCATATATCACCTATTTCGTACATTCTCGTTTGAGCACAGGTGTATCCTTAACGCATTGCCTAGCGTTCCCTTGGAGATGCAAGGGCTTACTACTTGTCAACAACAAAGAATGAATTGGGCGTTGTATCTGCAGAAAGTTCCGCGGGTGAGTGAATCAGGCTGTGTGCTATCTTTTCggatgatgtttttttttttccggtttttCCTGCCTCTGGATTTACTTTTCTCTGTACTAGCCTAGTCTTGATTTCTTGCAGCCATAGTTGCTATTTCTGTATGCAGTGTTGGGTTTCGGTCCTATGAACTTCAGATGGAGCTCATGTTCTCAATTTGTTTAAAATTCCTTGTGCATATGTATGCATATTGCAATCTTTATGCTATTTCTTAGGAAGGCTTTGTTGATCCATGCACGTGCACACCGGTCATTCTCTTGAGTTCACTACATATGCGTTTGGACCAAACTCAATAGGAAATGAAAAATATGGAAAGATTATGGCCTACCCTCGTGTGGAAGTGTTTGACGGGTTGTTTCTTACATGAAAGTGGAATGTAGTGAGTCAAACTCAAAAATTGATTTATGAACTCAGTCAATGGGGGAAGTAATGTACACTGTATATATGAACTCTAGTCAATGGAGGAAGTAGACATATATTGTAGCTTGCCCAAGTCCTATTACACTCAGACTTGGCTATAAGTGTTGGATGCATATGCCTGTCGCACATGGCTTCTTTGATGAAATGTTGTGTCTGACAATTTTCTGAAAGTGTTTCAGTAGTGTGTTGACATGCAACCAAAGTTACGTGCGGAGTTAACTTATCTGAAGACATATTGTTTACACGAACTTAAAACTGGATGATAGTCATGTTGCAACTTGTGAAGCCAGAAATTATTAATCCGTAACTTGTGTCTTACAGGTGAGAAAATGGTTCCGATAAGTTGGACGGAGATGCAATGCCCCGTGACTGGCCAAATCGAGCAGAGAAAGGTTGCCAAGGTTGAAAATTGATGAAACATTTTCGTCGTACATGACAAATTCAAGAGAGAATGTTCCAAGGGAATGTTCTCTAGATAGAGATCTACATGTACTGGGTAACAGTCTGGAAATGGGTGAAATTAGCGGTTTTGGTACACACGTTTCTTCATTGCAATTATTTGTAGCGTGTGTAATTATTACTCCGTTTACTGGACCATCGCCATTTGTGTTTAATTTCATTTTAGGATCATTGTGACTTGCGCAGTGCACCCTTGAAAATCATTTTTGCGACAAGTCTTGATTAGTTTTGTGGTAGGAAATATGGTATAGGTTGAGATATCACATCAACTAATTAGGAAATATGATATATTGCAATATATCATATAGAATAAAGGAAGATATTAAGGAATAATTGAAGGTCGAATAATTGAGAAGGTTCTAAAACTAGGTTTATATATGAGTCTATAAATACCAAGTATGTTGTATTTGTAGGGATCATCGGATTATCAATAATACAAACGATATGACACTCCCTCTTCTACAAGAATTTATCATGGTATTAGAGTCTCATGTTCTTATGCTATTGAGGCTTAATAACACGATATAACACGTCCATCGACGAGATTTCGCTTACTCGTACTTTTCATgcttttttaaataaaaaaatatactCGTACAATTGTTTGTAGCAATGGATTATATGGATTAGATCCAAGTAGGGGTGAGTGATAATGAGACTAGACAGCTTGCGAGCAACTCGAGGAAGACTCGGTCACCGAGCTCGGGTTCGGCTCAATAACTTAACGAGTCAAGCTGAGCTAACAGTGGCTCGGCTCGACAAGCTCACGAGCGGCTCGAACATGTGTGATAAGATAatatcttgttcttattttataaaaatatttattAGGGTAAATGGATAACTTATATCTAACATAACACACATTTTCAAATTTTATACCTAGaataattttctttcaaaacttatataaaaaatATACATTTCTTTGATACTCAATACCAAATCTCACGAAATGACTAGTTTACCCTAATTACCCATCACCAACCTTTTGAGTTTTTTGCCCACCACACTTGACCCATTTCTACCCCCATTAACTCACTGACACACACATCCTCCCCCacatccaccaccaccaccaccactcaccTCATTCCTCGCCGTCACCACCACCGTAATCGGCTGCCACCCAAGTGCCCTCTCGCTGACGTTgaagccccaaatgtcttcctgaAAATCCCTCTCGGTGTCACCTCATATCTCATGGAACCCAAACCCTAACCATCACCTTCTACCCAAGAAAACTGTCCCTTGCCACCGAATATCCCTCCCCCCACACTAAAAAACAATAAATCTTAAACTTTTAAGGGTGGTAGGACAATGTGTTTTTTTTATGGTGGTTAATGGTGTTAAGAGTTTTGGGTTGGTGGGTTTTTGGCAAGGTGAAGGCATATCGCGCACCTAACAAAGATAATTATCCTAGGCTTAGATaacaaacaaatgaatgtagttagGGAAGTAGGGGTCGATCTCAGGGAGACGGTGGATGCAAAATGACAAGCTATGAGtagaattctatcaaggtcggtcACGGTTTTGGTTTGGTTTCATTAAAGTAAAAACAATGATGAAAAATAAGGTTGTAAACAAATATGAATAAGGATCTAGGGGGAATTGGGTCACACATGAAGATTACTAACGAACTCTCGCACAAATTAGATCGATCTATTATaacatgctttgtctaattctAATCCCGACTTTCGCTCTTAGGAAAAGAATAACAATTTAACCAAAGATTGTGATCAAGAATCAAAGGCTAACAATAAGAACAAGCATGAATTATAAACACCAAATTGAAAAAATAGTTCTCTAATTCAACATGTGTAAATAACTAATCAAACATGACTTCCCCTCCCCTAGATCAAGAAACTACTCATACATAATTACGAGTAAACTAATAGCAATAAAATGAATAAACATGAACATGATTAACAATATATGAAATGGAAAATAAGATGAAAATAAACTAGGGAAATAAGGGTTACCAACTTAAAGGGGAACAAGAATAAGAACTTGAAGAATAAGAGCAAAATAAACCCGGAAATCAACTTGAAATAACTTGAACGATTGATGGAAATGATTATAAACTAAATTATTGAACTAGAGTTTTTATGTAAAAATTGGAATGTAAATTATTGGCTGATTACAATGATGGAAAACCTAGCATTATATAGAATAAAGAGGAGGAGACGAAGCGTTTTGACGTTGAGATAGGCCACCCCGGGCACCCGGGGTCactcaccccgatcggggtcgtagtGATCTTGCCCTTCTTCGCCAAATTCGTTATTCTAACACAAGCTTAAGCCACCCCATGAGGCCGGAATCATCAACCCCGATAGGGGTCGTAGCTATTTTGGAGCTTAATTCATTTCAAATGCCTAGTACGTTGACCCCAAGGGGTAGGGGTCAAGGCTTGGAGTCGCATGAAATCCTCCTTTCTTCACTAGAACTCCCTTTAGGCTTCATCTCTTCATTCAAGATGCAACCAAACTTCACTCTTTCTTCCTCGGGTTGCATGAATCTTCCCAAAACGCCCTTCCATGGTCAAGGCTCGTCTCGAATAGCCTCGTGATACTTGGTGAATGCCAAATTGATAGGAAAAAACCGTCAAATGCTCCATTTCCTACAAAGATACGATAAAACATTAAGCACCTAGAACACAGAATTAGCTCATAAAATCACTTTATAAAGTGCAAATGTCATGTAAAATCGAGCTAAAAGAGGGATGGAAATCATATATAAATACaacacatcaaactcccccaacctaagcccttgcttgtccccaagcaagtaCACAAACCAAGACATGGCGGCGTAGCATGAAAGACTTCATCTAAACTtttcggctcttgcatgatcttttgacatTGGACTCTTGCGGTTCACTCAAGCACACATTCATATGTAAAAGGAGATTTGTATGAATGACACTCTCCTAACTCTGACTCATGAAAATGCGCCCGCAATCTATTATGGTAGTCATTCGAAGACCACaagtcaaaacaatcaaatgcaagcatataaagaagccaaaggtaaagagaaggttaagggtaatgggtaagaagggggaacaaatgaatcaTGGAAAgaggagctaagtcaagctatcAACTAACCAAGAAGTGCATGGATGCTCAATCCAAATCCCAAACCCACCCAACATAGGAGGCATGAAGTCAAAAGCAGCAGATTGACTTCTTCTCATGACAAATCACGTGTAAACTTCCcaaaaataaagataaaaaacACAAAAGCTACTTCACAAAACCTCTTcctctcttttcttttcaacAAATTCAATTTCATGcttctttcttttttcatttctcaAATTTTCACTTCTTTTCCATctttcattttctcttcttttgtctttcaattctttttcttttcacATCATTTCTTCTTTTTCAACAACTCACTTTCTTTTCAATTTCAAGAACTAACGGAAATCAGTAATTCTGCCTAACCAAGCTCACAATGACAGAAAATGAACAATATCCCAAATGAGCACCTAACCACCAATGATAAAGCTACTAACTCAACAAGTAGGCAAGTTTTGAATGTAGCTAGATATGAGTCAATGTGTATAAGGGGTGAGAATGGGCAACAAAGTCAAAGTGAATGGCTTCAAATGCTTAGCAAATCATGAATGTAATACTCATAAGAAGTGGAataaagaccatacttgtgcgttttgatgtagcGCACACCACAAGGAGACCTACACACACCTAAGTGAGATCGGTTATAGATGCACCGGTCTAAAGAGGCTCTACCTTTCAATTTTTGTAGGTTgccaaagtcaagatcaagcctactaGGTCCAAATTCCATCCCCCACCCACTATGTCACGACATCCGCATGTATGCAAAATCCCGTCGATAAGTAGGATTCAATAGCTATAAAGCTACAATTGGGATAAGCAAGGAGAGAAAATAGTAAGCACAAGTGGGGTAAGCATCATAAAGTTTCATGAAAagcaatttttcaaatttttgattttttttaaactATTCTACATGCAAAACTAAAGTACATGCTCTAAGTAAATgcaaatccccccccccccccccacacacaaactaaacatcacattgtcctcaatttGCATACAAGAAACAACCATCAAACCGTAGAAACGGTTTTCAGCACATAATCCAGCAAGGCAACAATATGTTTAATGGGAAAAGGGAGCTATCAACTAAATCCAAAGTAAGGAAAGCTAACTAGCCTCCCGCAAGCTAGTATGTACATAGGGTCTTTCATCCACATCATCATCTTCAAGAAAAGGGCCATCAACCGTAGCCCGACTCATCTCTAGGTGCTTAATCTCCGGATCCCGACGCACCATCAAAAGAACTACCGCTATCTTGGTAGTTAGGAAGATAACCATAAATGCTCCAACCTCTACCATAGCTATCATAGCCACCATAGCCTGCAAAGCTGTAACAcctccttcttacccggccaaggtaattgggagatgttaccatctccgtttcccgaggcggtgaatcggagatacaatcaagaaacatttattaaataCTTGTTGTACGCGTACCGTACCCAAGATATTTCTATCATCGTAGTTTTATTCTTTGAGCGCAACGAGCTCACATAAGTCACTACAAGAAACTCGTGCATTTGAGACCCTTTTTTCTAGGACAATCCCTAATAAGAGGAAACACATTTTTGGAGCTATAATCATTCTAAAATTTATTTCGACCTATGGAATACTGATGTTTGTCAGTGAAAAGT from Silene latifolia isolate original U9 population chromosome 2, ASM4854445v1, whole genome shotgun sequence encodes the following:
- the LOC141642800 gene encoding uncharacterized protein LOC141642800 isoform X1, coding for MKAVDDETCKVVTPGDVIGKASELSSGKGTYVSTDAGGVKLVYAALTGSLSLRSPSDSDKRLIAEVTGHKAHGAVPEPDCIVLCRVWHFWQVKKVTPKMASADILCVGEKAIKEKFTGIIRQQNVRETEIDKVDMYASFRAGDIVKAMVRSLGDARAYYLSTTKNELGVVSAESSAGEKMVPISWTEMQCPVTGQIEQRKVAKVEN
- the LOC141642800 gene encoding uncharacterized protein LOC141642800 isoform X2, producing MKAVDDETCKVVTPGDVIGKASELSSGKGTYVSTDAGGVKLVYAALTGSLSLRSPSDSDKRLIAEVTGHKAHGAVPEPDCIVLCRVKKVTPKMASADILCVGEKAIKEKFTGIIRQQNVRETEIDKVDMYASFRAGDIVKAMVRSLGDARAYYLSTTKNELGVVSAESSAGEKMVPISWTEMQCPVTGQIEQRKVAKVEN